One window of Dehalobacterium formicoaceticum genomic DNA carries:
- a CDS encoding LysM peptidoglycan-binding domain-containing protein, whose amino-acid sequence MKVEMRKILTFVLIATLLFITLPGILDSYAKRQQLRKPEGYTIYTIYTVQQGDSLWKIAKHYYPDIDPRTGVHWLLEANSMGKAKTIYPGDSLNVPVSDGDLPDPLE is encoded by the coding sequence ATGAAAGTTGAAATGCGCAAGATTTTAACCTTTGTGCTGATCGCAACCCTATTATTTATTACCCTTCCCGGGATACTTGATTCTTATGCAAAGAGGCAGCAATTACGAAAACCAGAGGGATACACCATATACACGATATACACCGTTCAGCAGGGTGATAGCTTATGGAAGATAGCAAAACACTACTACCCTGATATTGACCCCAGGACGGGTGTGCATTGGTTATTGGAAGCTAATTCTATGGGTAAGGCAAAAACTATTTACCCGGGAGACAGTCTCAATGTCCCGGTGTCAGATGGCGATTTGCCGGATCCATTGGAGTGA
- a CDS encoding DnaD domain-containing protein — protein MHICNKAGWVPEFAVAISTLEAKTGLKKDAINRARQRLQQAGRISFRSRSGQQSALYSIVFFESNCDVLKDANRITNRAQTASQTAPQTASIIKLNETNNNNKNARARDESINIFDLIEKEYGRALSPIESDLIISWEKNHSPEIIREAIKRSVLRGVFNLNYSDKILLEWEKANIKTIQGIDDYESKKQKRGKAPSSSVRKIESPKKDMSFLYEL, from the coding sequence ATGCACATCTGCAATAAAGCAGGATGGGTACCGGAGTTCGCTGTAGCCATATCTACCCTGGAAGCCAAGACTGGGCTGAAGAAGGATGCGATTAACAGGGCGCGTCAAAGGCTGCAACAAGCTGGCAGAATATCATTCAGAAGCAGATCAGGACAACAATCAGCACTTTACTCAATTGTTTTTTTTGAAAGTAATTGTGACGTTTTAAAAGACGCTAACCGCATCACAAACCGCGCGCAAACCGCGTCACAAACTGCACCGCAAACCGCGTCTATTATTAAACTAAACGAAACTAATAATAATAATAAAAACGCGCGCGCGCGAGATGAATCGATTAACATTTTTGATCTGATCGAAAAAGAATACGGTCGCGCTTTAAGCCCAATCGAGAGTGATCTGATAATTTCATGGGAGAAAAATCATTCCCCTGAAATTATCAGGGAGGCTATTAAACGATCGGTATTACGTGGTGTCTTTAATTTAAATTACTCAGATAAAATTTTACTCGAATGGGAAAAGGCAAATATTAAGACGATTCAAGGGATTGATGACTATGAAAGTAAAAAACAGAAGCGGGGGAAAGCCCCGTCATCTAGTGTCAGAAAAATTGAATCGCCAAAGAAGGATATGAGTTTTCTGTACGAGTTGTAA